In Pongo abelii isolate AG06213 chromosome X, NHGRI_mPonAbe1-v2.0_pri, whole genome shotgun sequence, one DNA window encodes the following:
- the LOC100443128 gene encoding melanoma-associated antigen B18-like gives MPQGQKSKLRTRDRRHQARSETQDICGAQATAAGEERPSTSSSPLYGAKSQDEEKPSTSQAPPTADLLSTTPLDQKAMLVQFLLRKYNMKEPITKHNMLKYVIKKDKAHFHEILKKASELMVLAFGIDVKEVHPTRHYYVLISKLNRTCEARLSGEEIMPKTGLLMTILCVIFMKGNCATEEDILQVLNVMGIDARKNHHFYGEPKKLITQNFIKERYLERRQVLNSDPVRYEFLWGPRAHAETSKMRVLEFLAKIHDTVPSSLPSLYEEALRDEEERVRGRFAAMLPTSARANARSRVNSSSFTPREV, from the exons ATGCCTCAGGGTCAGAAAAGTAAGCTGCGTACCCGTGACAGACGCCACCAGGCTCGAAGTGAGACCCAGGATATCTGCGGTGCTCAGGCCACTGCAGCCGGGGAAGAAAGgccctccacttcctcctctcctctttatG GTGCCAAGAgccaagatgaggaaaaaccaagcACCTCCCAGGCACCACCCACCGCTGATCTTTTGAGCACAACCCCTCTAGACCAGAAGGCAATGTTGGTGCAGTTCCTGCTGCGCAAGTACAACATGAAGGAGCCCATAACAAAGCATAACATGCTAAAGTATGTCATCAAAAAGGACAAGGCACACTTCCATGAGATCCTCAAGAAAGCCTCTGAGCTCATGGTGCTGGCTTTTGGCATTGATGTGAAGGAAGTCCATCCAACCAGGCACTACTATGTCCTTATCAGCAAATTGAATCGCACCTGTGAGGCAAGGCTGAGTGGTGAGGAGATCATGCCCAAGACTGGCCTCCTGATGACTATCCTGTGTGTGATCTTTATGAAGGGCAACTGTGCCACTGAGGAAGATATCTTGCAGGTGCTTAATGTAATGGGGATAGATGCCAGAAAGAACCACCATTTCTATGGGGAGCCCAAGAAGCTCATCACCCAAAATTTCATAAAGGAAAGATACCTGGAGCGCCGGCAGGTACTCAACAGTGATCCTGTGCGGTATGAATTTCTCTGGGGTCCCAGAGCCCATGCAGAAACCAGTAAGATGAGAGTCCTTGAGTTTTTGGCCAAGATCCATGATACTGTCCCCAGTTCCCTTCCATCTTTGTATGAAGAAGCTTTGCGAGATGAAGAAGAGAGAGTCCGAGGCAGATTTGCAGCTATGCTTCCTACTAGTGCCAGGGCCAATGCACGTTCCAGGGTCAATTCCAGCAGCTTCACCCCTAGAGAAGTCTGA